The sequence CGTATGCTCCACCTAAATCGCCTGTAACTACAATTAAATCACCTTCTTTTGCAGTATTACGAAAAACAGCCTTATCTGCTTCAACCTCGCCAAGAGCTGTAACACTAATAACCAAACCACTTAAGGAAGAAGTGGTATCTCCTCCAACTAGATCAATTCCATATTTTTCACATGCAATATAAATTCCCTGGTAAAGCTCCTCTACCGCGTCAACTCCAAATTTGCTGGAAACAGCAATTGAAACAGTTACTTGTTTGGGACTCGCATGCATAGCGCATATATCCGAAAGATTAACCACAATGGCTTTATAACCCAAATGCTTAAGAGGAACATAAGAAAGGTTGAAATGTACCCCTTCAACAAGCATATCGGTAGTTATAACAGTTTGTTTATCCTTATAATCAATTATCGCAGCATCATCTCCCACCCCTTTAACAGAACTCGGGTTTCTTAATTTTATATTTTTGGTTAAATGGTCAATCAAACCAAATTCTCCCAATTCGCTCAATTCCATTTTTGAAGGGTTTTCCAACATAATTCCAATTGTTTTTACTTGAAAATTTTACGGATGCAAAGGTAGGGATAATTACTTTTTATCGAATCGTTTTTATTGAAATACCAAAAACAATTGTTTACATACAATTAAGGAGTCCAAAAATTGATTATATTTAAGAGTTGTTAATCCTAACTTCAGAATTAAAATCCATTATTTTAAAAATAGCATTCAGCCTGTTTTAAACATACACAATATGAATGAAATAAGCATCTATATTAAGTACATAGCCCATTTCATAGAAATTATTGGAGTTCTTACTATTGTTATTGGCATAACACTGGCTTTAATTAAATATATTTTTACATTTCAGGGAATTAAACCAAGGTCGTATAAAACATTGAGACATGAGCTTGGAAAAGGTATATTATTAGGATTGGAGATATTGGTGGCAGCAGACATTATTGCAACAGTTGTTACAGAAGCAACAATGGAAAGGGTTTTAACATTAGGGGTAATTATATTGATAAGAACTTTATTGAGCCTATCTCTGGAAGTAGAATTAGAGGGAAGATTTCCATGGAAAAAATCCCAAAATAAAATATAAAATATTCCTGGTTTACTTTCTTTAGGAAAGATGTAACAATAGATAAAAGCCAATCAAGCCCAAAGGGCTTTAACTTAAATGACCTGGATTCATTCCTTCATAAAAAGCAAAAAGCAAAAGCCCAAAGGGCTTTAATATGAATAACCACTTTTAAATTCAACTATTTATTTGTATCAATACCATAAAAAAGGTATTTTTGTATTCGATTTAAGCCTTACTTAGATTTAATCTAAATAACAATAAGGGCTTAAAATCGTTTTATAAGTACATTAAAAACATTGGACACATTATGATAACAGTATCAGACAATGCCAGGTCAAAGGTTTTAAGCCTAATGGCAGAGGAAGGCATGGAAAACGGTTTTGTACGTGTTGGCGTGCAGGGCGGGGGTTGTTCAGGGCTTTCATATAAAATGGAATTTGACAACAATATGAAACCAGAGGATCAGGTTTTTGAGGATAAAGGAGTGAAAGTAGTGGTGGATAAAAAAAGTATTTTATACCTGGTAGGTACGGAACTTGATTATTCAGGCGGACTTAATGGAAAAGGCTTTCAGTTTATAAATCCTAATGCATCAAGAACATGCGGATGCGGAGAAAGCTTTGCAGTTTAATCCTAATTGCTTAATTAAGCTAGAGGATTGATTTTAAAACTTATAAAACAGTAGAATAAAGAATAAAATTAATGGCAGAAGATAAGGACATATTAGAGCAGGTAACGGGCACAGAATATAAATATGGTTTTGTTACCAATATAGAATCCGACATGGCTCCAAAAGGGCTGAGTGAAGATACTATTCGATTTATTTCAGCCAAAAAAAACGAACCTCAATGGATGCTTGATTGGAGACTTAAAGCATACAAACAGTGGTTAAAAATGCAAGAACCTAAATGGGCGCATGTACATTACCCTAAAATTGATTTCCAGGATTCTTATTATTATGCGGCCCCAAAGCAGAAACCAAAATTAGATAGCCTTGACCAGGTGGACCCGGAATTGCTGGATACCTTCAATAAGCTTGGTATATCATTGGTTGAACAAAAAAGATTGAGCGGAGTGGCAATTGATGTGGTGATGGATAGTGTTTCAGTAGCCACTACTTTTAAAGAAAAACTTGGAGAGCTTGGTATCATCTTTTGTTCCTTTGGTGAAGCAGTACAAAAACATCCGGAACTTGTACAAAAATATATGGGATCCGTTGTACCTGTTTCTGATAATTTTTATGCCGCACTTAATTCCGCGGTATTTACAGATGGTTCTTTTTGCTATATTCCAAAAGGAGTAAAATGCCCAATGGAATTATCAACTTATTTCAGAATAAACGAAGCCAAAACAGGACAATTTGAAAGAACACTTATTATAGCAGACGAGGACAGTAAGGTGAGTTACCTTGAGGGCTGCACAGCTCCAATGCGCGATGAGAACCAGCTTCACGCTGCTATAGTGGAAATTATTGCATTGAAAAATGCAGATGTAAAATATTCAACGGTACAGAACTGGTATCCGGGAAATAAAGAAGGAATTGGAGGAGTATATAACTTTGTTACAAAAAGAGGGATTTGCCTTGGAGATAATTCTAAAATTTCATGGACACAGGTAGAAACAGGCTCTGCAATTACATGGAAGTACCCCAGTTGCATTTTAAAAGGCGACAACTCAGTTGGTGAATTTTATTCTGTTGCAGTTACAAACAACTTTCAACAAGCCGATACTGGAACCAAAATGATCCACATTGGAAAAAACACAAAAAGCATTATTATTTCCAAAGGAATTTCTGCCGGAAATAGCAATAATTCCTACAGGGGATTGGTAAAAATTCAAAAAAGTGCAGAAAATGCAAGAAATTTCTCCCAGTGTGATTCATTGTTAATGGGTGATAAATGTGGAGCGCATACCTTTCCTTATATAGAAGTTGCTAATAAATCCTCTAAAGTGGAACATGAGGCAACTACATCTAAAATAGGAGAAGATCAAATATTTTATTGCAATCAAAGAGGAATTGCAACTGAAAAGGCTGTAAGTTTAATTGTAAACGGTTACTGTAAAGATGTGTTAAATCAATTGCCAATGGAATTTGCTGTAGAAGCTCAAAAATTACTTGCCATTTCTTTGGAAGGCAGTGTCGGTTAAAGAAAAAGTGAATAGATTAACCAGAACTATTTTAATAGATAAAAATAATATTATTTAAAAAGTAAATAATTGAAATCCTAAAGCAAATTCAATTATCAACTTTAAACGCTAAAAAAGATGTTAAAAATTACAAATTTAGAAGCCTCCATAAATGGAAAGCAAATCCTTAAAGGTTTAAACTTAGAAATTAAAGCAGGTGAGATACATGCCATTATGGGGCCTAATGGTTCTGGAAAAAGCACGCTTGCTTCCGTTCTTGCTGGAAGAGAAGATTATGAAATTACCGGGGGAGAAATTACCTTCAATGGAAAAGATTTATTGGAAATGGCTCCGGAGGAAAGAGCAAGAGAAGGGGTGTTTTTAGCTTTTCAATATCCTGTGGAAATTCCAGGAGTTAGCAATATAAATTTTTTAAAAACAGCTATCAATGAAATTCGTGAACATAAAGGACTTGAGCCTATAAGTGCAAAGGATTTCCTTGCAATGGTTAAAGAAAAACAGAAATTAGTTGAATTTGATGCCAAACTTACCAAACGCT comes from Bacteroidota bacterium and encodes:
- the thiL gene encoding thiamine-phosphate kinase, translating into MLENPSKMELSELGEFGLIDHLTKNIKLRNPSSVKGVGDDAAIIDYKDKQTVITTDMLVEGVHFNLSYVPLKHLGYKAIVVNLSDICAMHASPKQVTVSIAVSSKFGVDAVEELYQGIYIACEKYGIDLVGGDTTSSLSGLVISVTALGEVEADKAVFRNTAKEGDLIVVTGDLGGAYVGLQVLEREYSVFKENPKIQPDLEGHDYILERQLKPEARADIKGLLNALAVHPNSMIDISDGLASEILHLCNQSKVGCRLYEEKIPIDPVTYNTARDFNLDPTLCALSGGEDYELLFTIAQNDFDKIKANPNLTVIGHITDMASGINLVTKTNTLHPITAQGWDAFLKKNI
- a CDS encoding DUF1622 domain-containing protein translates to MNEISIYIKYIAHFIEIIGVLTIVIGITLALIKYIFTFQGIKPRSYKTLRHELGKGILLGLEILVAADIIATVVTEATMERVLTLGVIILIRTLLSLSLEVELEGRFPWKKSQNKI
- a CDS encoding iron-sulfur cluster assembly accessory protein; this translates as MITVSDNARSKVLSLMAEEGMENGFVRVGVQGGGCSGLSYKMEFDNNMKPEDQVFEDKGVKVVVDKKSILYLVGTELDYSGGLNGKGFQFINPNASRTCGCGESFAV
- the sufB gene encoding Fe-S cluster assembly protein SufB; translation: MAEDKDILEQVTGTEYKYGFVTNIESDMAPKGLSEDTIRFISAKKNEPQWMLDWRLKAYKQWLKMQEPKWAHVHYPKIDFQDSYYYAAPKQKPKLDSLDQVDPELLDTFNKLGISLVEQKRLSGVAIDVVMDSVSVATTFKEKLGELGIIFCSFGEAVQKHPELVQKYMGSVVPVSDNFYAALNSAVFTDGSFCYIPKGVKCPMELSTYFRINEAKTGQFERTLIIADEDSKVSYLEGCTAPMRDENQLHAAIVEIIALKNADVKYSTVQNWYPGNKEGIGGVYNFVTKRGICLGDNSKISWTQVETGSAITWKYPSCILKGDNSVGEFYSVAVTNNFQQADTGTKMIHIGKNTKSIIISKGISAGNSNNSYRGLVKIQKSAENARNFSQCDSLLMGDKCGAHTFPYIEVANKSSKVEHEATTSKIGEDQIFYCNQRGIATEKAVSLIVNGYCKDVLNQLPMEFAVEAQKLLAISLEGSVG
- the sufC gene encoding Fe-S cluster assembly ATPase SufC; protein product: MLKITNLEASINGKQILKGLNLEIKAGEIHAIMGPNGSGKSTLASVLAGREDYEITGGEITFNGKDLLEMAPEERAREGVFLAFQYPVEIPGVSNINFLKTAINEIREHKGLEPISAKDFLAMVKEKQKLVEFDAKLTKRSVNEGFSGGEKKRNEIFQMAMLEPKFSILDETDSGLDIDALRIVANGVNKLRSKDNAVVLITHYQRLLDYIVPDFVHVLYNGKIVKSGGKELALELEEKGYDWIKEEAAQFNMKIS